tagttgaaacgtttcgctactcatccaagtagcttcttcagtcatGTGTTGTCCAAAATAACTGACAGCAGGAGTTAAACTTAAAGCAAGGAAAGTCTCCTCACAGTTAATGTTAGCaataaactaactaaaataaCTACAGTGAAAGCAGTCAGCTTCACTCCTGATAAAATTgaatctttattatttatgtgaTACATTAGTTGGCATCACAAAATGTCACTCTACGCCAATTAAAGTTTTTCCCCTCCAGAATATCATAGATATACACTGTCCAGGAAAAAAGGCACCACCTGGATTTGTCCATCTCTTATGCCCTGCTTTTTATCTTCTGCCCTCCATCTGAATTTTGCTAATTATTATAGTGACATGATTTCAACTGAACTATTATAATTAGTTTCCAAACAGATGATAATCAAAACAGCGTATGTGTCAGAATAAGCTCCATTGTTACTGCAACATTAAAGTTATAAAAAAGCATCAATTATTATAATTCAGTATTATCATATACATTGATGTGCTTGTGATAGTTAAAGTATTTTTGGAGCtagtacttttgtacttttacttaagtaacattttaaatggaggacttttacttgtaacagCATAGTTCTACACTGTGTTCCTGCTACTTTTACTCAAGTGAATGATCTGAGTATTGTTTGTTGCACTGCAGTCAAAAAGCTACAGATGCAGGAATGTAGTATGTGATTCAAAAGGGTTCAGTGTCGTAACACACCATGGTTGGCCAATGACCAGTGACAGTAAGAACCAGTGAGCTGACTGTTCACAGTCTGTGGCTTTCTGGCAGGTCAGCTGAGTGAATGAATACATTAGAAGAGCAACAGAGGTGACAAAAGCAGGCTATGATGATGTCCTCaatttttgtcttcattttagTAACATTCAAATACAAGAATTACTTCACAACATAGTCATTCGTAACTAAGAAACGTGACGCCATCTGTGTTGAGCAAGAGTGGTGGAACAAAACACCTGTCACCTATTAACAGAATTACATTGTTTGTATCCCCTCTCTTTCACCACAACATGACCACGAGACTATTCAAATCCTGTGTAATGATAATACTGTAAGCTGAAATATCTTTAATGTAGCAGCAGCCAGAGCACATGTCTGATCATCTGTGCTCATGCCTGTTGATTAGCAATGACAGGAACATCATGTGACGTTCACAAGAGAACAAATCGTGGCGgcagcacagacacaggtcACAGTTCACAGGTCACATCAACAGTCCTCCAGTGTGGATGGATTAGATTCTTAAAAGCATTTCTGGTTACCTTTTGCTGACATAATGCTTCCACAATCACATATCCATCTGCTCTTTGTAAGTGCATCACTAAATGGCTAATAATTGCTTGATTGTGGTTACAACTTAATGGATAGTGGCAGGAGTGTGTTTGCCTTGTGCCAAGAAACACAGGCCAAGGACACAAGACAGCGAGTGTCTAGAAAGGTAGAAAGGTAGAAAAGGAAGTGCCAGAGATCTCTCTCGGGAAACAGCCGCTGGCAGCGTTTCCTTTGATACAagctgcacagcacacagagaacagagaggagagaaagtggagcAGGGAGGGACTGTGATGTTGgcagctttccttttttttttttctgtccagtcCTCCTCCCCCttgtgctttctctctctccccaccgTGACGTCGCTGTTGCTACATTTAACTTTCATCACCGCTCGCTCTTcatccctctccctcctcttcttcatctctctctcactctttcctctctctctgctgcctgtgTGAGTGGAGCAGCATCAGTAATGGCGTCTTGCTGTTTCTCCAATGCTTGTGTGTGCGCCTGAATGCTGGCCATTCTGCAAAtttgttcatttctctttgtgcgtgtgtgtgtgtgtgtgtgtactgctgcTGACAATGGCAGGACTACTACAAGTCGGGAATAATCCGCTGCCCAGATGGCGTTTCCATTCCTGAGCTGAGGGAGGCATGTGACTACCTCTGTATCTCCTTCAACTACAGCACCATTAAGTGCAGAGACCTCAGTAAGTATACCGTGCATGTGCCTGCTGCCTGTTCAGCTGTCCGAACCACTTAAATCTGCAGACTGATGTAGTTCCTTGTCTTGTTGATGCACTGAGTTTGGTGAGTGAACAGCGCAGATCCTAAATTGTTATTGTGGGACTATATGTATCACCACATTTCATTTCTAAAAAGGTGCATTTGGACATCAGTAGATGTATTGTCATGTACTGCAGCTTTCATTCTGATGTAGACACACAAATTAtcattgtaaatgttttgattgGCTTATTGAGGAAGCCTAATGTAGCTGTTTGTTTACCTCAGCGTTGCTTGCTGAAATTCATTCCTGATGCTCCTGTGACATCGTGCACCTGCATGGAATTATCGGTCACAATGCAACGTgctacatgtgtgtgttgcagataTTTAGGTTGTTATTCTGCATGTTGGTGCctcttgtttgtgtctgtgtgtgtgggaggagcACAGGCTCctgtgcgcgcgtgtgtgtgtgttgggatcTAAGTAGGTCATGATTAGCCATGAGATTTAATGCTTGTTATGCAGGCACACAACCAACCGAGGCAAGCAGGTCTCACTCTTGTACACACAGGATgttctttttggtttttaataattagtttgttgttgtttaatatgaaacaaatTTCTCAGTCTAATTAATCAGTGTCTGATCAGAATAAACCCATGATACagacatacatatacacatacatatattagAACCAAATATATTATGTTTAAGCCGTGCAACAAAGGTTACATTTAGCTGGTGATGGGAAGTGGTGCAGCACTGCATGTGTTTTATTAGTTGTAGAACCAGAACTTTCCGTAAGAACACTGCCACGCTCAGAGGAATACTTTGCACTGCAGTGGGGATACATTggtctgtttactgttcacaGGAACTCCCTCAAATCTCAAACCGTGTAAAGCCATAAACTTTGTCCAAACAGCCATTAAGACACGAGAGGGGGAACACGGAAGCTATTGCGTTTACTTTAACATCCCCACGACCTTACCTAGTTGCAATGAAGGAGAAGAATAATAAAACCAGTACCACTGTGTTGACTGGTTTCTGGTTGTGGATGTAGTCGGTGGTTTTTTGTTTCTGCCCAGAGGCTCATTTGACCTATTCTACAGCTAGAAAATAATATCAAGGTGTCACTCAAAGGTggtgtttgtttacattctctgtctgtcacagtctgagattacatttctatttatttgttaaCAGTTGTCTTCTTCcttgaatttaaatgtgtttgaatgtttgtcAAATCATTTAACGTGTATTGTGTCCAATAATTCCCTGTGGTTTAACCCTATGGTATAAAGTAGTATTTAGTTACCCTGGTTGGAAAAGTAAATGAGCACAGTATCATTTCATCCCTCAGGTGCCCTTATGCACGAGCTGTCTAACGACGGGGCCCGGCGTCAGTTTGAGTGTTACCTGGAGGAGATGGTGCTGCCGCTGATGGTGGCCAGCGCTCAGAGCGGAGAGAGGGAGTGTCACGTTGTGGTGCTCACTGACGACGACGTGGTGGACTGGGACGAAGAGTACCCTCCACAGATGGGAGAGGAGTACTCCCAGAGTAAGATTACTATCACGTTGGCTTTAAGTTGTCCAGGGTAACGGTGCAGCAGGTGATCTGTTTTTGATAGCAGCATGTGAGCCTCATAGCTAGGTCACAATAATCTGATGCAGGTCATGCTCCAGTTACCAGAAACCAGGTTAAGATGTCTTCTGTTATGAAAACAGGTTACTGTGGCATGAACACTTCCTGAGGTTGCGGCACACTTTCCATGTCTGTTCTCACGCtagctttgttttgttattttttagatttagattaacattttctgttgcttCATGCCCTTACAGAAAAGGAAAGTAATGTAAACAAACCCACTTTATGATAAGGCATACACCTGTTTGCTCTGATGAATGCTTTTACTAATGGTTAATCATCTACCAGTGCTTTATTGACCTTCTTTCCACCCTTTGTATTTCCTGTTCATTGATTTCACCTACTGTTGCTATTGCCGGTAGCAGTGAGCTATACATCTTCCAAGCTGGGATCTACTAATTTGAGGTTAAATGATCTGACACCACCAAATCCACCTCCCACATCATATTGACAATAGCTTACAAACAAGCTCAACTAGCCTACtgtgtgttgcagcagcagcagcacagctggtgaaaagcagaaaagaaaagagttaTGATGCAAGTCAGTATACAAGAATGAAACGTCTTCAGCGTGCGTGATCCATCTGCGCTGCTACAGTTGACAGTGAAGTCGTTCCTGTTCATCAGTGTGGCATGATATTGGTACACTTAGGTTGTAGCAGGTGTCACGTTATAACATGGTCATTTTAAATTCTTGACTGTGTCAGATTTTCTCTCTAAGCACAAATAATACCATCACATTACGTTGTTTGATGGTAGATTacacagttgcacatattaatAGTTAGTGTAAGTTGGTGGTGAATTACTACTAACTACTTCTACTCTGCCAACAGTCATCTACAGCACCAAACTGTACCGCTTCTTCAAATACATCGAGAACAGAGACGTGGCCAAGTCTGTgctgaaggacagaggactgaAAAAGATCCGGCTGGGAATAGAAGGTACAGCATCTCCTTCTTCTGTGTAGTCTccactacagtatatacagtatgcagtataTAATGTATGGAAATAGATCATATAATCTGGACCTGAAGTCAGGATTATTGGAATTAATTCTTTTATGAGAATCTGGCTCAGGTCACATCATCTGACAACTGGACATATTCACTTCTGTAGATTCTCCTCAGTTGTTTATCTCCACAGTTACCCAACTGTAGGATCGTAGAAACAGTTTCACTGTCCTGAGTTTAAGTCATGACCCTGTAAACACCCGAGGCAAAGGTTTCCACTCTACTCTACTACTctaatgaaatcaaatcaaaaatgtgtttttcttgacACATTTTGATGAAGTCGCTCAGTGCTGAAAATACTTAAAGGACCAGTTCACCATTTGACCGTTTTCTTGGCCATGAACTTCACTTCTTAGGCAATCGTCTGACAAAAAGGTAGGCTGATCTATGAATAGTGGTGAACTAGGAGGACTAAGACTGGTTTTGTTGCTTTAAGTATTTATGCTATGCTTTGCTAACCAGCTGTTAGCTCCAGCTACATATTCAGTTAGAGAATGGATGTAAGGCACATTTTCACTCTGATCTACCTTGAATTCCAGGAGAAGCTGTATCCATTTCCTTAAATGCTGTTCTGGACCTGGCTTGATCATTTTTGgtgttgtgtttcttccagGCTACCCGACctacaaagaaaaagtgaagcGGCGTCCTGGAGGTCGCCCAGAGGTCATCTACAACTATGTGCAGCGTCCCTTCATCCGCATGTCCtgggagaaggaggaagggaaGAGCCGCCATGTAGACTTCCAGTGCGTCAAGTCCAAGTCTACTACCAACctagctgcagctgctgcagacatcCCCCAGGACCAGCTCGTGGTCTTGCACCCTCCTGGGCCGCAGGTGGACGAGTTGGACACTCTACCCCAGCAGCCAGTCGGCGGCGACCCCCAGCATCTGGCACCTGGGCCTCCTGTGCAGGAGAACAGCGTCCCCCCCCAGGTAGCACAGGCTTATGAGAGCCCGAACCAGCAAGCTCAGGACAGTCCGAGCCAGGCGGTGCACAGCCTGGCCCGCagcacccagcagcagcagcagcagcagcagcagcagcagcacggaAGCAGCAGCCACACTCATGCCACTTACCACTACGAGCCGGACCCCGACACACCGTCATCCTCCGCATGAGACTGGCTGTGCACATCACCCCCACCTCACCCGACCCACCCTCTTTCCCCGTGTTCACACTGCCAGCAACAAGTGCTTTTATTAACAGCATCGCACGGAGCTAAGTTCACGGCTTTAAACCACCAAAGAGGAAACACTTAAAAGTCTGAGCACCGACTGAGAATCCTACTCACATAAACAGCCAACGAGCACAGAGTCAGCTGTTGTCACTTCTTGCTTGGTTCTTACAGTGTGAACACGAACTTTGTTccccttcacctcctcctcctctttctcctcctcctcctcctcctcagtggtGAAACACTGCTGCTTCGCCTCGTGTTGCACTGCTGCAGCGACCGAACGACAGAACCGTTCAGCAGCCAGTGATAGATAGAAGCACATCAGCAGATCTCAGTTCACCccgtgtgtttttatttatctgactgAAGGAGAGTTCACTTCCATTCTGTGCACATGTGAATAAACAGAGTACTGTATTACATTCTAATAAAGCATACGTGACAGCTGTgagtgtgcagagtgtgtgttgtggaTTTCACTTGTCAGTGCCTCTTCATGGGTTGTCTGGGGGCCAGTAAgctttttcctgtgtgtgtgtgtgtgtgtgtgtgtgtgtgtgtgtgatgaaagaGTTAAGCTTCTGTTTTACACAACATAGATGAAGTctatttcttttcctttggtTTATacgttgttgtttttccactttaCTCCTATTTCATTCTGGACTGAGCTGCTGTGAGCACATGATGTCAAAAGATGTTGAACACaatgtttttctaataaatgGTATTCACATCTTTGTCAGTTAGAGCTTCGTTATTTAATGATTCTACGTGGTTAGGTGAAGTAGACGTTTCAAAtaagcaaaaaataaacacatttggaCAATAGTGCAAAACTGCCGTGTGCCCTCTCCACGATTTGAGATTCGTAAGATGTGTTTAAGTTCCCTTTCATCTAAAAGCCATAGCGCCTGTCTGGCAGATCAGAAATCCTCCTTACAGTAGATGTTAGACGTGGAACTGTCAGTGACCACTGTCATCatataaataaagaacaaaaacacaaagaccagGTTCTGGAAATGAATCCAAAATGTCCAAGATCATCCAAAAACCTGAGTTTAGATAGTAAAGCATGATGCCTGGTTATAGATGAACAGTGTTTAAAACCGCGTTTATTCAATGATAACCTCAACCTGGCTTTAAGATGCTTGATAGGTGATGTACTTCTACACAACTGTAGACGCTGATCTGATCGGAGTGGAATGACGTAGTTTTGGATTTTAATTATTCCACATCCCTGCTGGCGCAGCTTTACACACATTACTGCTTATCTCCATCACATCCTGGAAATCACTGGAGAGACAAGATGAGGGAAGACATTCCTGAGACTTTTGTAGAGC
This DNA window, taken from Anabas testudineus chromosome 6, fAnaTes1.2, whole genome shotgun sequence, encodes the following:
- the LOC113166175 gene encoding BTB/POZ domain-containing protein 10-like isoform X2, which translates into the protein MSLYGAGSSGGAVGGARERGGAEHYREQRRRSSDRSRESSHERGESQLTPCIRNVTSPTRQHDRERGDGGSSSRSSSPRPPRVSLPYSHVGGSLNGGHIPRSLGPPSVDHHSKTCDRIYVYDLCSKEGHRGGLRLGERVTLIVDNTRFVVDPAIFTAQPNTMLGRMFGSGRDNNFTRPNEKGEFEVADGISSTVFRAILDYYKSGIIRCPDGVSIPELREACDYLCISFNYSTIKCRDLSALMHELSNDGARRQFECYLEEMVLPLMVASAQSGERECHVVVLTDDDVVDWDEEYPPQMGEEYSQIIYSTKLYRFFKYIENRDVAKSVLKDRGLKKIRLGIEGYPTYKEKVKRRPGGRPEVIYNYVQRPFIRMSWEKEEGKSRHVDFQCVKSKSTTNLAAAAADIPQDQLVVLHPPGPQVDELDTLPQQPVGGDPQHLAPGPPVQENSVPPQVAQAYESPNQQAQDSPSQAVHSLARSTQQQQQQQQQQQHGSSSHTHATYHYEPDPDTPSSSA
- the LOC113166175 gene encoding BTB/POZ domain-containing protein 10-like isoform X1, with the translated sequence MSEDAEAARKPALFGGAQGFCTAVIPQLIPCCFVFTWPSHSDRDQQCGLSVLDYNHQQQPQQQQVSTMSLYGAGSSGGAVGGARERGGAEHYREQRRRSSDRSRESSHERGESQLTPCIRNVTSPTRQHDRERGDGGSSSRSSSPRPPRVSLPYSHVGGSLNGGHIPRSLGPPSVDHHSKTCDRIYVYDLCSKEGHRGGLRLGERVTLIVDNTRFVVDPAIFTAQPNTMLGRMFGSGRDNNFTRPNEKGEFEVADGISSTVFRAILDYYKSGIIRCPDGVSIPELREACDYLCISFNYSTIKCRDLSALMHELSNDGARRQFECYLEEMVLPLMVASAQSGERECHVVVLTDDDVVDWDEEYPPQMGEEYSQIIYSTKLYRFFKYIENRDVAKSVLKDRGLKKIRLGIEGYPTYKEKVKRRPGGRPEVIYNYVQRPFIRMSWEKEEGKSRHVDFQCVKSKSTTNLAAAAADIPQDQLVVLHPPGPQVDELDTLPQQPVGGDPQHLAPGPPVQENSVPPQVAQAYESPNQQAQDSPSQAVHSLARSTQQQQQQQQQQQHGSSSHTHATYHYEPDPDTPSSSA